From a region of the Sulfuriferula plumbiphila genome:
- a CDS encoding type II toxin-antitoxin system VapC family toxin, translated as MIALDTNILARFLLNNDAGQARAAAHLLAQKQTFTAPLSVMLELVWVLKVNGCAREEIAKGLRLLFGLSNFKPRQFEALCYALQWFEQGMDFGDALHLAQSTDEERFCTFDKPLGKLAKSLGAMPKVDVLRA; from the coding sequence ATGATCGCGCTGGACACCAACATTCTGGCCCGCTTTCTTCTTAACAACGATGCCGGGCAAGCCAGGGCCGCCGCCCATCTCCTGGCCCAAAAACAAACCTTCACCGCACCACTCTCTGTCATGCTCGAATTGGTGTGGGTGCTCAAGGTGAACGGTTGCGCAAGAGAAGAAATCGCCAAGGGACTGCGACTGTTATTCGGGCTTTCCAACTTCAAGCCCAGGCAATTCGAGGCGCTTTGCTATGCGCTTCAATGGTTCGAGCAAGGCATGGATTTCGGCGATGCGCTCCACCTTGCCCAGAGCACCGACGAAGAGAGGTTCTGCACCTTCGACAAGCCCTTGGGCAAGCTGGCGAAAAGCCTGGGAGCTATGCCAAAAGTAGACGTGTTGAGAGCGTAA
- the urtA gene encoding urea ABC transporter substrate-binding protein, with protein MDNQRRKFLGTMGAITAGAMLAGNRFAFAADKSPIKVGVLHSLSGTMAISESALKDVALMTFEQINASGGVMGRMIEPVVVDPASNWPLFAEKARQLLTKDKVAVVFGCWTSVSRKSVLPVFEELNGLLFYPVQYEGEELSQNVFYTGAAPNQQAIPAVEYLMSKDGGGAKRFFLLGTDYVYPRTTNKILRAFLKSKGVKEADIAEVYTPFGHSDYQTIVANIKKFAGGGKTTVISTINGDSNVPFYKELGNQGLKATDVPVMAFSVAEQELAGMDAKPLVGHLAAWNYFESVKSPVNIAFVKMWKDYVKKKGLKDFPVTDDPMEATYVGIHMWKQAVEKAHSDAVDKVRIAMAGQTFKAPSGFTLEMDKTNHHLHKPVMIGEIRADGQFNVVWKTPKTIRAQPWSPYIAGNEGKQKL; from the coding sequence ATGGACAATCAACGTCGCAAGTTTTTGGGCACCATGGGTGCGATCACTGCCGGTGCCATGCTAGCAGGTAATCGTTTCGCATTTGCCGCAGACAAATCCCCCATCAAGGTAGGGGTGCTGCATTCGCTTTCCGGCACCATGGCAATCTCGGAGAGCGCGCTCAAGGATGTGGCGCTGATGACCTTCGAGCAGATCAATGCCAGCGGCGGCGTGATGGGGCGCATGATTGAGCCGGTGGTGGTTGACCCGGCCTCCAACTGGCCGTTGTTCGCGGAAAAGGCGCGTCAGCTGCTGACCAAGGATAAGGTCGCCGTGGTGTTCGGCTGCTGGACTTCCGTGTCGCGCAAATCGGTGCTGCCGGTATTCGAGGAGCTCAACGGATTGCTGTTTTATCCGGTGCAGTACGAAGGCGAAGAATTGTCCCAGAATGTGTTCTACACCGGTGCCGCACCTAACCAGCAGGCCATCCCGGCGGTGGAATACCTGATGAGCAAGGATGGCGGCGGCGCCAAGCGTTTCTTCCTGCTCGGCACGGATTATGTCTATCCGCGTACCACCAATAAAATCCTGCGCGCGTTCCTCAAATCCAAAGGCGTGAAGGAAGCCGATATTGCGGAGGTGTACACTCCGTTCGGTCACAGCGATTACCAGACCATTGTGGCCAACATCAAGAAATTTGCCGGCGGCGGCAAGACGACGGTGATCTCCACCATCAATGGCGATTCCAACGTGCCGTTCTACAAGGAACTCGGCAACCAGGGACTGAAGGCCACGGATGTGCCGGTCATGGCTTTCTCGGTAGCAGAACAGGAGCTGGCGGGCATGGATGCCAAACCGCTGGTGGGACACCTGGCCGCCTGGAATTACTTTGAGTCGGTCAAATCGCCAGTCAATATCGCCTTCGTCAAGATGTGGAAGGATTACGTCAAGAAGAAAGGCCTGAAGGATTTTCCGGTTACCGACGACCCGATGGAAGCCACGTATGTGGGCATCCATATGTGGAAACAGGCGGTCGAAAAAGCGCATTCGGACGCGGTCGACAAAGTCCGCATCGCCATGGCGGGGCAGACTTTCAAGGCGCCGTCCGGGTTTACCCTGGAAATGGACAAGACCAATCACCATCTGCATAAGCCGGTCATGATCGGAGAAATCCGCGCCGACGGGCAATTCAACGTGGTGTGGAAAACGCCGAAAACCATCCGCGCGCAGCCATGGAGTCCGTACATCGCGGGCAACGAGGGTAAGCAAAAGCTGTAA
- a CDS encoding AbrB/MazE/SpoVT family DNA-binding domain-containing protein: METVKLSTKGQIVIPRDIRESHHLAAGTEFVIAVIGNEIRLKPIPVFPTTHVEEGMGILARKERRPLSDEETGFAIGEMLKEADKATKP; encoded by the coding sequence ATGGAAACCGTCAAACTCTCGACCAAAGGGCAGATCGTCATCCCGAGAGACATCCGGGAAAGCCACCATTTGGCGGCGGGAACGGAATTCGTGATTGCCGTCATAGGGAATGAAATCCGGCTAAAACCCATACCCGTTTTTCCGACCACTCACGTGGAAGAAGGCATGGGGATCCTCGCCAGAAAAGAGCGAAGGCCGCTGAGCGATGAGGAAACCGGGTTCGCCATCGGCGAAATGCTCAAAGAGGCGGACAAAGCGACCAAACCATGA